A portion of the Methylobacterium currus genome contains these proteins:
- a CDS encoding dihydrolipoyl dehydrogenase family protein, which produces MKIYDLAIIGTGTAAMVAAMRVRGAGWNVAVIDHKPFGGTCALRGCDPKKMLIAGAEVIDAAGRMRGHGIVGDVRIDWPDLIAFKRTFTDPVPVKNEHRYADKDIDTFHGEARFTGRTTLDVAGTAIQARHILIAAGAVPVPLGIPGEEHLATSEEFLALEHLPSRIVLVGGGYIAAEFARIAARAGAQVTVLQRGERMLLQFDPDLVGWLMKAFDGMGVDVRTRTTVTAIQRAGDIFRVEASSDAGQETFEADLVVHAAGRRPALDKLNLATADVTVEHGRLKLNEYLQSVTNPAIYAAGDAALVGPPLTPVSSHDAKVAAANLLEGNHAKPDYTGVPSVAFTSPPIAAVGMSEAAARESGLRVRIKSEFTSGWFTARREAERVYGYKTVVEEGTGRILGAHLVGPHVDETINVFALAIRHGLTADDLKSTMFAYPTGSSDIGYML; this is translated from the coding sequence ATGAAAATCTATGATCTCGCGATCATCGGCACCGGCACGGCGGCCATGGTCGCGGCCATGCGTGTTCGTGGTGCAGGCTGGAATGTCGCCGTGATTGACCACAAGCCATTCGGCGGCACCTGCGCACTTCGGGGCTGCGACCCGAAGAAGATGCTCATCGCGGGAGCCGAGGTGATCGACGCCGCAGGGCGAATGCGCGGTCATGGCATCGTCGGAGATGTGCGGATCGACTGGCCTGACCTGATCGCCTTCAAGCGCACCTTCACAGATCCGGTGCCGGTGAAGAACGAGCACCGGTATGCCGACAAGGACATCGACACTTTCCACGGCGAGGCCCGGTTCACGGGCCGCACCACGCTCGATGTCGCCGGAACGGCGATCCAGGCACGGCACATCCTGATCGCGGCTGGGGCAGTGCCGGTGCCACTCGGCATTCCTGGCGAGGAGCATCTGGCGACGAGCGAGGAGTTCCTTGCTCTGGAGCACCTACCGTCTCGCATCGTCCTTGTCGGTGGCGGCTACATCGCGGCCGAGTTCGCGCGCATCGCGGCACGAGCCGGGGCACAAGTCACGGTGCTTCAGCGGGGAGAGCGGATGCTCCTGCAGTTCGACCCCGATCTCGTCGGTTGGCTCATGAAAGCGTTCGACGGGATGGGCGTCGATGTGCGCACCCGGACGACCGTCACGGCGATCCAGCGGGCTGGTGACATCTTCCGGGTCGAGGCATCCTCCGACGCGGGCCAGGAGACCTTCGAAGCCGATCTCGTCGTCCACGCAGCCGGGCGCAGGCCCGCGCTCGACAAGCTCAATCTGGCCACCGCCGATGTCACGGTCGAGCACGGACGGCTCAAGCTGAACGAGTACCTTCAGAGCGTCACGAACCCCGCGATCTACGCGGCCGGGGATGCCGCGCTGGTCGGGCCGCCGCTTACGCCCGTGTCGAGTCACGATGCGAAGGTCGCCGCCGCCAACCTGCTCGAAGGCAATCACGCGAAGCCGGACTACACGGGCGTGCCGAGTGTCGCCTTCACCTCGCCTCCCATCGCAGCGGTCGGCATGTCGGAAGCCGCAGCTCGGGAGAGCGGCCTGCGCGTCCGCATCAAGTCCGAGTTCACCTCGGGCTGGTTCACGGCGCGGCGCGAAGCCGAACGGGTCTACGGCTACAAGACGGTGGTCGAGGAAGGGACCGGGCGCATCCTGGGAGCCCATCTCGTTGGCCCGCACGTGGACGAGACCATCAACGTCTTCGCCCTGGCGATCCGGCATGGGCTGACGGCCGACGATCTGAAATCCACGATGTTCGCCTATCCAACCGGATCCTCAGATATCGGATACATGCTGTGA
- a CDS encoding IS5 family transposase (programmed frameshift), translated as MARPLLPDGLWAEIAPLLPPERAKPKGGRPRTSDRAALTGILFVLRSGAPWELLPREMGCGSGMTCWRRLRDWQKAGVWDRLQHALLDRLGRQNGIDFSRASLDSASIAAKKGGPATGPNPTDRGKPGTKRHILTDAKGIPLALKLTGANVHDSRMLEAVVDAVPPIRSCWGPPRKRPLKLHADKAYDHRRCRQALTRRRIQPRIARRGIERSQRLGRRRWVVERTLAWFAQFRRLAIRYERRHDIHLAFSTLAAALIVWRFIERWFC; from the exons ATGGCGAGACCGCTCCTTCCCGATGGCCTGTGGGCCGAGATCGCACCGCTTCTGCCGCCTGAACGGGCCAAGCCGAAGGGCGGTCGGCCTCGAACCTCCGACCGCGCGGCACTGACGGGGATCCTCTTCGTGCTGCGCTCGGGCGCGCCGTGGGAGTTGCTGCCCCGGGAGATGGGCTGTGGCTCGGGGATGACCTGCTGGCGGCGCTTGCGGGATTGGCAGAAGGCCGGAGTGTGGGACCGTCTGCAGCACGCGCTTCTCGACCGGCTCGGTCGCCAGAACGGCATCGACTTTAGTCGAGCTTCCCTCGACAGCGCCTCGATTGCCGCCA AAAAGGGGGGCCCGGCGACGGGCCCGAACCCGACCGATCGGGGCAAGCCGGGCACGAAGCGCCACATCCTCACCGATGCGAAGGGCATCCCCCTCGCTCTGAAGCTGACGGGGGCGAACGTCCATGACAGCCGAATGCTGGAGGCGGTCGTGGATGCCGTCCCGCCGATCCGCTCATGCTGGGGACCGCCGCGCAAGCGTCCCTTGAAGCTGCACGCCGACAAGGCCTACGACCACCGCCGCTGTCGTCAGGCGCTGACCCGCCGCCGCATCCAGCCCCGCATCGCCCGGCGCGGGATCGAGAGAAGCCAGCGGCTGGGACGTCGCAGGTGGGTCGTCGAGCGCACGCTGGCGTGGTTCGCCCAGTTCCGTCGCCTCGCCATCCGCTACGAGCGGCGGCACGACATCCATCTCGCCTTCTCCACGCTGGCCGCAGCCCTCATCGTCTGGCGCTTCATCGAACGATGGTTTTGTTAG
- a CDS encoding MFS transporter, giving the protein MMSATPDLPDIQLERLLRLLAAATFVIFFQAFMVAPILPQLGAAFGTSPERVGLIVPAYLVPYGVATLVYGLLADRLGIWRIMAASLTAFAVLSVLTTTAGSVEQLAFWRVLTGLGASGVVPLALVLVARLFPYERRGRPLGWLFGAMAGGMAFGSTFGALLEPYLGWRGLFLAVGAAGAAILFVLIPARGIIPGATSNAASLGMLVRGYRDLLASSRGRRTYATVLLNSMFHSGVFTWLGLYFERRYGLGPMGVGLALLGYGIPGLLLGPFIGRMADRQGRGRLLPLGLLLGSLAAAALILDAPLLPAALAVTVLSLGYDMTQPLLAGIVTAFGGKRPGQAMGLNVCLLFVGFGVGSLLFGWALRYDFGIALALFAAAELALAITAIRLFRAETRPATEARG; this is encoded by the coding sequence ATGATGTCAGCGACACCCGACTTGCCGGATATCCAGCTGGAGCGCCTGCTTCGGCTGCTTGCGGCCGCCACCTTCGTCATCTTCTTCCAGGCGTTCATGGTCGCCCCGATCCTGCCGCAGCTCGGGGCGGCGTTCGGGACCTCGCCGGAGAGGGTCGGCCTGATCGTGCCGGCCTATCTGGTCCCGTACGGGGTGGCGACGCTGGTCTACGGCCTCCTGGCGGACCGCCTCGGCATCTGGCGCATCATGGCGGCCTCCCTGACGGCCTTCGCCGTACTGAGCGTCCTGACCACCACGGCTGGGTCCGTCGAGCAACTCGCGTTTTGGCGGGTACTGACCGGGCTCGGGGCGAGCGGCGTCGTTCCGCTGGCGCTCGTCCTCGTCGCCCGGCTTTTCCCCTACGAGCGACGCGGGCGCCCCCTCGGCTGGCTCTTCGGCGCCATGGCCGGCGGCATGGCCTTCGGATCGACCTTCGGCGCGCTGCTCGAACCCTATCTCGGATGGCGCGGCCTCTTCCTGGCCGTCGGGGCGGCAGGGGCGGCGATCCTGTTCGTTCTCATACCGGCCCGCGGAATCATCCCAGGCGCAACGTCGAACGCGGCAAGCCTCGGTATGTTGGTACGCGGGTATCGGGATCTTCTGGCTTCCTCACGCGGGCGGCGCACCTACGCCACCGTCCTGCTGAACTCGATGTTCCACTCCGGCGTGTTCACCTGGCTCGGGCTGTATTTCGAGCGACGCTACGGCCTAGGTCCAATGGGGGTCGGCCTCGCCCTCTTGGGTTACGGCATTCCTGGGCTCCTGCTCGGCCCGTTCATCGGCCGGATGGCGGATCGGCAGGGCCGCGGCCGCCTCCTGCCGCTTGGGCTCCTCCTGGGTTCGCTCGCGGCGGCGGCGCTGATCCTCGACGCGCCCCTGCTCCCGGCGGCGCTGGCGGTGACGGTCCTATCCCTCGGCTACGACATGACCCAGCCCCTCCTCGCCGGCATCGTCACGGCGTTCGGCGGCAAGCGCCCGGGGCAGGCCATGGGCCTGAACGTCTGTCTCCTCTTCGTCGGGTTTGGAGTGGGCAGCCTGCTCTTCGGCTGGGCGCTTCGCTACGACTTCGGGATTGCCCTGGCGCTGTTCGCGGCCGCGGAACTGGCGCTTGCCATCACCGCAATCCGGCTCTTCCGAGCAGAGACCCGGCCAGCCACGGAAGCCCGAGGATAA
- a CDS encoding heavy-metal-associated domain-containing protein yields MSNDTNAPLTEVTLSVPGMMCDGCAEKVRDALLAVPGVRQAKSSARRKRASVRFEPSRVGPAEIRSALADKGFESEEARA; encoded by the coding sequence ATGAGCAACGACACGAACGCCCCTCTCACGGAGGTCACGCTGTCCGTGCCGGGCATGATGTGCGACGGCTGCGCCGAGAAGGTGCGGGACGCGCTCCTGGCCGTACCCGGCGTCCGGCAGGCGAAGTCCAGCGCCCGGCGCAAGCGTGCCTCCGTCCGCTTCGAGCCGTCCCGGGTCGGGCCTGCAGAGATCCGGTCGGCCCTCGCGGACAAAGGGTTCGAGAGCGAGGAGGCCCGGGCATGA
- a CDS encoding cytochrome c biogenesis CcdA family protein, translated as MTLEGLIQPLASGVGGPAALWVTFLAGLLASAVCPCTLPVGLGLASVASASEAGSRRSGLQVAGAFFAGIVLSLAVLGAVAGHLGALATEAFGRGWALFMALLSFASALLAFLWPRMRIDGLTAWRRPGLFGAFAYGLVFSVGTSVAPLLLLLTVAASDGDLGRGILLAFVFGLGRGLPFLAAGVAGGAVTRLARLGLWGRTLQIFSGGALLMVGAYYAQVYADLV; from the coding sequence GTGACGCTCGAAGGACTGATCCAGCCGCTCGCGTCCGGCGTTGGCGGACCCGCGGCGCTGTGGGTCACCTTCCTGGCGGGGCTCCTGGCCAGCGCGGTCTGCCCCTGCACGCTACCGGTGGGGCTCGGCCTCGCCAGCGTGGCGAGCGCCTCCGAGGCCGGATCGCGACGCTCAGGGCTTCAGGTCGCCGGAGCCTTCTTCGCCGGAATCGTCCTGAGCCTCGCCGTTCTCGGAGCGGTGGCGGGCCATCTCGGCGCCCTGGCCACCGAGGCGTTCGGCAGGGGTTGGGCCCTCTTCATGGCCCTCCTCTCGTTCGCGTCGGCGCTGCTGGCGTTCCTGTGGCCCCGGATGCGCATCGACGGTCTCACCGCCTGGCGCCGGCCCGGCCTCTTCGGCGCCTTCGCCTACGGGCTGGTGTTCAGCGTCGGCACCTCGGTGGCGCCCCTGCTTCTCCTGCTTACGGTCGCCGCGTCTGACGGGGACCTGGGACGGGGCATCCTGCTCGCCTTCGTGTTCGGCCTCGGCCGGGGTCTGCCGTTCCTGGCCGCTGGGGTGGCCGGAGGGGCCGTCACGCGGCTGGCGCGCCTCGGCCTATGGGGCCGGACCCTGCAAATCTTCAGCGGCGGGGCCCTTCTCATGGTCGGCGCCTACTACGCCCAGGTCTACGCGGACCTTGTCTGA
- a CDS encoding heavy-metal-associated domain-containing protein — MKNQRSGVAAALSAALMSLVTANLAQAVEDPPPMSVRATGLKVATIPVEGMVCLSCAASIKKAVRKVDGVTDAEIDFVHRSLRVTYASGKVFLLGRVSTAIVGLGYKPGTPVLEP; from the coding sequence ATGAAAAACCAGCGTTCGGGCGTGGCCGCTGCGCTCTCCGCCGCCTTGATGTCGCTCGTGACGGCAAACCTGGCGCAAGCCGTCGAGGATCCGCCGCCCATGTCGGTGCGGGCCACCGGCCTAAAGGTCGCGACCATCCCGGTCGAAGGAATGGTCTGCCTTTCCTGTGCCGCCTCCATCAAGAAGGCCGTCAGGAAGGTCGACGGGGTCACCGACGCCGAGATCGACTTCGTCCACCGTTCGCTCCGCGTAACCTACGCGTCCGGAAAGGTCTTTCTCCTCGGCCGGGTGAGCACCGCCATCGTCGGCCTCGGCTATAAGCCCGGCACTCCGGTTCTCGAACCGTGA
- a CDS encoding heavy metal translocating P-type ATPase, which translates to MASAMLDLEPPLWSEEPASRPDRARIRARIGGLHCSLCTGTIEKALGSQRGVDHVAVSLTHEQALVEYDPAVARPAALLGILRDIGYTISDPRKVRPYEEEEQDLVRESRRFVVAVSLSVASIPIIADPTLGWIGYLPALVCISLGAMVFLVLKKTSLVAAVASTAGLTALALGLLYLNLQGYLTRSAPWLVAALAVILVFGVGRHILHMAFQALRRGILNQHALLEIGAFAGMAGGVIGLVLDQPGYPTAPFFAVTVMVVTYHIFSEWLSLIVKTRSSQAVKRLLDLQPETARVVRDGLEQNLPLEAVTVGDLVRIRPGERVPVDGTVASGRSAVDQALVTGEPIPVERTEGDAVIGGSINGTGTLLVRVTAVGAGSFLQKVIREVEDARALKPGLLHLVDRVLQVYTPAVLMVAALAFTGWLTGTWLLGGEADIARAVFAGLSVLVMGYPCAVGISAPLSIVRGAGEAAGHGILMRTGEAFQGYRLVDTIVLDKTGTLTQGRPVVREVEAFAGTEAELVALAAAAEASSEHPLAQAVVKAAFGHGAVPPEVDAFEAIPGKGVVARIGDGDVLVGSPAFLSGEGIDLSFARLRIGALEEAGRTVIVVGRGGRLLGLLALDDRLRADAVQAIAALRKESLRTVLLTGDNERAARRIAAEAGIDEVHAGVLPDGKAEIVRGFQVLGKVAMVGDGINDAPALMQANVGIAMGGGTEIAIEAADIIILSNRLAALPVARRISRRSYAKMLQNVWLAFAFNGIGIPVAATGLVNPIWAMVAMAVSVTAIFLNSLWGQPGLFLGAIMNVGHVPEASRSNLT; encoded by the coding sequence ATGGCCTCAGCGATGCTCGATCTGGAACCGCCGCTTTGGAGCGAGGAACCGGCCAGCCGGCCCGACCGAGCCCGCATCCGCGCCAGGATCGGCGGCCTGCACTGCTCGCTCTGCACAGGCACCATCGAGAAGGCGCTCGGCAGCCAGCGCGGCGTCGACCACGTCGCCGTCAGCCTGACGCACGAGCAGGCGCTCGTCGAGTACGATCCGGCCGTCGCCCGCCCTGCGGCGTTGCTCGGGATCCTGCGCGACATCGGCTACACGATCTCGGACCCGCGTAAGGTCCGGCCCTACGAGGAGGAGGAGCAGGACCTCGTCCGTGAGAGCCGCCGCTTCGTAGTCGCGGTCTCCCTGAGCGTCGCCTCCATCCCCATCATCGCGGATCCGACACTCGGCTGGATCGGCTACCTGCCCGCTCTGGTTTGCATCAGCCTCGGCGCGATGGTGTTCCTCGTCCTGAAGAAGACGAGCCTCGTGGCTGCCGTCGCCAGCACCGCCGGATTGACCGCGCTGGCGCTGGGCCTGCTCTACCTGAACCTGCAGGGCTACCTCACTAGGTCTGCACCCTGGCTCGTCGCGGCGCTAGCCGTGATCCTCGTCTTCGGGGTCGGGCGCCACATCCTGCACATGGCCTTCCAGGCCCTGCGCCGGGGCATCCTCAATCAGCATGCCCTGCTGGAGATCGGCGCCTTCGCGGGCATGGCCGGCGGCGTGATCGGGCTCGTACTCGACCAGCCGGGCTACCCGACGGCCCCGTTCTTCGCTGTCACGGTGATGGTCGTGACCTACCACATCTTTTCGGAGTGGCTGTCGCTCATCGTCAAGACGCGCAGCTCGCAAGCCGTCAAGCGCCTCCTGGACCTACAACCCGAGACTGCCCGCGTGGTCCGAGACGGCCTGGAGCAGAACCTTCCGCTGGAAGCGGTGACGGTTGGCGACCTCGTCCGCATCCGCCCCGGGGAGCGTGTACCCGTCGACGGCACAGTTGCCTCTGGGCGCTCCGCCGTCGACCAGGCCCTCGTGACCGGCGAGCCCATCCCGGTCGAACGCACCGAAGGCGACGCTGTCATCGGCGGCTCGATCAACGGCACCGGCACCCTGCTGGTTCGCGTGACGGCGGTCGGGGCCGGGAGCTTCCTGCAGAAGGTCATCCGCGAGGTCGAGGACGCCCGCGCCCTCAAGCCCGGCCTGCTCCATCTCGTCGACCGGGTGCTGCAGGTCTACACCCCGGCCGTGCTCATGGTGGCCGCACTCGCCTTCACGGGTTGGCTTACCGGCACCTGGCTCCTCGGTGGTGAGGCAGACATCGCGCGGGCCGTGTTCGCGGGCCTCAGCGTCCTGGTGATGGGATACCCGTGCGCGGTCGGCATCTCGGCCCCGCTCTCCATCGTGCGGGGTGCCGGAGAGGCCGCTGGGCACGGCATCCTGATGCGGACGGGCGAGGCCTTCCAGGGCTACCGCCTCGTCGACACCATCGTGCTCGACAAGACCGGGACCCTAACCCAGGGCCGGCCCGTGGTTCGCGAGGTTGAGGCGTTTGCAGGCACCGAGGCCGAGCTCGTGGCCCTCGCCGCCGCGGCCGAAGCCTCCTCCGAGCACCCGTTAGCCCAAGCCGTGGTCAAGGCCGCCTTTGGGCACGGTGCCGTGCCTCCGGAGGTCGACGCGTTCGAGGCTATTCCGGGCAAGGGGGTCGTAGCCCGGATCGGGGATGGCGACGTGCTGGTCGGCAGCCCCGCCTTCCTTTCCGGCGAAGGTATCGACCTCTCGTTCGCCCGGCTCCGCATCGGTGCCCTGGAAGAGGCTGGGCGCACCGTCATCGTGGTGGGACGCGGCGGGCGCCTACTCGGCCTGCTTGCCCTCGACGACAGGCTACGCGCCGATGCCGTGCAGGCCATCGCGGCCCTGCGCAAGGAGAGCCTGCGGACGGTTCTCCTCACCGGAGACAACGAGCGGGCCGCACGTCGGATCGCCGCAGAAGCGGGCATCGACGAGGTCCATGCCGGGGTGCTGCCCGACGGCAAGGCCGAGATCGTTCGTGGGTTCCAGGTCTTGGGCAAGGTCGCGATGGTCGGCGACGGCATCAACGACGCCCCTGCGCTGATGCAGGCCAACGTCGGCATCGCCATGGGCGGCGGCACGGAGATCGCCATCGAGGCCGCCGACATCATCATCCTGTCGAACCGCCTTGCAGCCCTACCGGTCGCTCGCCGGATCAGCCGCCGCAGCTACGCCAAGATGCTCCAGAACGTCTGGCTGGCCTTCGCCTTCAACGGGATCGGCATCCCGGTGGCCGCCACCGGCCTGGTCAACCCGATCTGGGCGATGGTCGCCATGGCTGTCAGCGTCACCGCGATCTTCCTCAACTCGCTTTGGGGACAACCGGGCCTCTTCCTCGGCGCGATCATGAACGTCGGTCACGTGCCCGAGGCGTCACGCAGCAACCTGACCTGA
- a CDS encoding MerR family DNA-binding protein, whose protein sequence is MTGTAMRDLTIGKAARDAGVGVETIRFYERKGLIEQPAKGAGYRTYAPEVVARIRFIRQAQGIGFSLKETRELLALRANPNADCAEVRAQAEHKIAVVDERIAELLRVRAALEAVVASCPGHGGLEGCTILEALEDPKHGPVPCGCDEPREDTTMKTVTLKVVGLRCASCAASVGSLLDAHAGVRSVDVSFEEGRARVLYDPATTSEDRLVALIEKRGFRVVARDPA, encoded by the coding sequence ATGACGGGAACGGCGATGAGGGATCTAACCATTGGGAAAGCGGCCCGGGACGCCGGCGTAGGCGTAGAGACCATCCGCTTCTACGAGCGTAAGGGCTTGATCGAGCAGCCAGCCAAGGGGGCCGGATACCGGACTTACGCACCTGAGGTGGTCGCCCGCATCCGCTTCATACGGCAGGCCCAGGGGATCGGGTTCTCCCTGAAGGAGACGCGGGAGCTCCTGGCCCTGCGCGCCAACCCGAACGCCGACTGCGCGGAGGTGCGCGCCCAGGCCGAGCATAAGATCGCCGTGGTGGACGAGAGGATCGCCGAGCTGCTGCGGGTCCGCGCAGCATTGGAGGCGGTCGTCGCCTCCTGCCCCGGGCACGGCGGCCTGGAGGGATGCACCATCCTGGAAGCCCTGGAAGATCCGAAGCACGGACCAGTGCCGTGCGGATGCGACGAACCGAGAGAGGACACCACCATGAAGACCGTCACCCTGAAGGTCGTGGGCCTGCGATGCGCGTCCTGCGCCGCCTCGGTCGGCTCGCTGCTGGACGCCCATGCCGGCGTCCGCAGCGTCGACGTCTCGTTCGAGGAGGGACGCGCCCGCGTTCTCTACGACCCCGCGACCACCAGCGAGGACCGCCTCGTCGCGCTGATCGAGAAGCGCGGCTTTCGCGTCGTGGCGCGCGACCCGGCCTGA
- a CDS encoding recombinase family protein, whose amino-acid sequence MLVGYARVSTLDQNLNLQRDALLKAGCEKIFEEKKSGKAGTKRPEFEAALAYLRPTDVLVVWKLDRLGRSLVEMMRTIDGLRLKEIHFRSLTEQFDSATAHGRFALQMHGAMAEYFLDLNRERTMEGLKAAVARGRKGGRRKALSEGDLEVGRALLAAGNISIAEIAKRLGVSRMTFYTYFPQARTRSQAAKG is encoded by the coding sequence ATGCTTGTCGGCTACGCGCGTGTGTCCACCCTCGACCAGAACCTGAACCTGCAGCGCGATGCCCTGCTGAAGGCCGGCTGCGAAAAAATCTTCGAGGAGAAAAAGAGCGGCAAGGCCGGCACCAAGCGGCCGGAGTTTGAGGCTGCCCTCGCCTACCTGCGCCCGACCGACGTGTTGGTGGTCTGGAAGCTCGACCGCCTTGGCCGCTCCCTCGTCGAGATGATGCGCACGATCGACGGCCTGCGGCTGAAGGAGATCCACTTCCGCTCACTCACCGAGCAGTTCGACAGCGCGACGGCCCACGGGCGCTTCGCCCTGCAGATGCACGGTGCCATGGCCGAATATTTCCTCGACCTTAACCGTGAGCGCACAATGGAAGGCCTCAAGGCCGCTGTCGCCCGCGGTCGCAAGGGCGGCCGGCGCAAGGCGCTGTCCGAGGGGGATCTGGAGGTGGGGCGTGCCCTGCTCGCGGCTGGCAACATCTCGATCGCTGAGATCGCCAAGCGCCTCGGGGTCAGCCGGATGACTTTCTACACCTACTTCCCACAGGCGCGGACGCGCAGCCAGGCGGCGAAAGGCTAA
- a CDS encoding AAA family ATPase codes for MLLKVETVEEIGRFKTLKHQAPHFGSLTAVFARNGLGKSTLCSIIRSAAEQDARLIAARKRLGATKEPSAHLQWHTHGAVTYSVGKWNSCPGPVHVFDAEFVRRNLHVGESVTRDNKRSLIPIVLGEEGVKLADKISQLDSEQRDLAAKISTVERAIKRACPVVTDIKAFVQRSVPDDIGCIIDRARKSLELAKNSVSVKLKQAPSPLPTPDIDGICALSAETIETLSARAESVLQDHINAHAMELQGTRWLKFGIEHMQEDKCPFCTQDTSKVDMVSLFKEYFSEEYSAFLKRIDLAYDLFAETYGLKGEKIADFIAKTNSDLAFWSNVCDLGEIPELSAQDLHAVQHSVQALEAQLAAKKASPLSVLTINNLAEIVDGFAKLASYQSLLLTCIDIISAARSNTADLDVKRAQEAYDKNDALRLKTLPPLVAEVADWTAYTSRRAEIETEKKAAQEALRTYTAATITQKQSLINDLLESFGTRFQISQTKTNFIGREANVHFCISIGDHHVDVGERQEDKPCFTTVLSAGDKSTLAFSFFLLQVRESASFSAATIILDDPFSSQDLDRQWETTSQIRALARDACQVIVLSHDPRFLALIEKNSRGQCSSFQLNCTDEGRGSISSWSSTDELKDLYVRQAERIREYARCGHFLQGVTAESLIKDLRPFLEDYMRARFPGRFAPLVMLDDMARQVEDAGSTDPMYGRVSDLRAINEYSRDNMHGGGSLPNPAALRSQCKKVASIIGAY; via the coding sequence ATGCTTTTGAAAGTTGAAACAGTTGAGGAAATTGGGCGGTTTAAAACGCTCAAGCATCAAGCACCTCATTTCGGCAGTCTGACAGCTGTTTTTGCACGTAACGGGCTTGGAAAAAGCACGCTTTGTTCGATTATTCGCTCTGCTGCCGAGCAAGACGCTCGCCTGATTGCTGCCCGCAAACGTTTGGGCGCAACAAAGGAGCCATCTGCGCACCTTCAGTGGCATACGCACGGCGCAGTGACCTATTCAGTAGGCAAGTGGAACTCCTGTCCCGGCCCAGTACACGTTTTTGATGCTGAGTTTGTCCGTCGCAATCTGCATGTCGGCGAAAGCGTAACGCGGGATAACAAGCGAAGCCTTATACCTATTGTCCTCGGCGAAGAAGGTGTAAAGCTGGCGGACAAAATATCACAACTCGACAGCGAACAGCGCGATCTCGCGGCCAAGATTAGTACTGTTGAGAGAGCTATTAAACGAGCTTGTCCCGTCGTCACAGACATAAAGGCGTTCGTCCAGAGAAGTGTGCCGGACGATATCGGCTGCATAATTGATCGCGCACGCAAATCACTGGAACTGGCCAAGAACTCCGTATCCGTAAAACTAAAGCAAGCGCCTTCGCCGCTGCCAACGCCTGACATCGATGGCATTTGCGCTCTATCGGCCGAAACAATTGAAACGCTCAGCGCAAGAGCAGAATCAGTCCTGCAAGATCATATAAATGCGCATGCTATGGAGCTGCAGGGCACACGCTGGCTCAAGTTTGGCATTGAGCACATGCAGGAAGATAAATGCCCATTCTGCACACAGGATACATCTAAAGTTGATATGGTATCGCTTTTTAAAGAATACTTCAGCGAAGAATATTCGGCATTTCTGAAAAGGATCGATTTAGCCTACGATTTGTTTGCTGAAACGTACGGATTGAAAGGAGAAAAAATCGCTGATTTTATTGCTAAGACGAACTCAGATCTTGCGTTCTGGAGTAATGTTTGCGACCTAGGTGAAATCCCAGAATTGTCCGCACAGGATCTGCATGCGGTCCAACATTCCGTTCAGGCATTGGAAGCTCAACTCGCCGCAAAGAAGGCCAGTCCTCTCAGTGTGCTCACGATCAATAATCTCGCGGAGATCGTGGATGGATTTGCGAAACTCGCTAGTTATCAATCTCTATTATTAACCTGCATCGACATAATTTCTGCGGCTCGAAGCAATACCGCAGATCTTGACGTCAAGCGTGCACAAGAGGCGTACGACAAAAACGACGCTCTACGCCTCAAAACGTTGCCCCCTCTCGTCGCAGAAGTCGCAGATTGGACAGCTTATACCAGCAGGCGGGCTGAGATTGAGACAGAGAAGAAAGCGGCTCAGGAGGCATTACGAACCTATACGGCCGCAACCATCACTCAGAAGCAAAGCCTGATCAATGACCTTCTTGAAAGCTTCGGGACTAGATTTCAAATCAGCCAAACGAAGACAAATTTCATAGGGCGCGAGGCCAATGTTCACTTCTGCATATCGATTGGTGACCACCACGTTGATGTTGGGGAGCGACAAGAGGATAAACCCTGCTTTACAACGGTTCTGAGCGCAGGCGACAAATCAACGTTGGCGTTCAGCTTCTTTTTGCTACAGGTGAGGGAGAGCGCCTCATTTTCAGCCGCGACAATTATTCTTGATGACCCCTTCAGTAGTCAGGACTTGGATCGTCAGTGGGAGACGACAAGCCAAATCCGTGCGCTGGCTAGGGACGCCTGCCAAGTCATCGTACTTTCCCACGATCCGCGCTTTTTAGCTTTAATCGAGAAGAACTCGCGCGGCCAATGCAGCTCCTTCCAATTAAACTGCACGGATGAGGGCAGAGGATCCATTTCGAGCTGGAGCTCAACTGACGAACTGAAGGATCTCTATGTTAGACAGGCGGAACGCATTCGTGAATATGCGCGCTGCGGTCACTTTCTACAGGGTGTCACGGCCGAGTCTCTTATCAAAGATCTGCGGCCATTTCTAGAAGACTACATGCGCGCGAGATTTCCCGGCCGCTTTGCCCCACTCGTGATGCTGGATGATATGGCGAGGCAAGTCGAGGACGCCGGGAGTACAGATCCCATGTATGGGAGGGTTTCTGATCTTCGTGCTATCAATGAGTACAGCAGGGATAATATGCATGGCGGAGGCTCTCTGCCCAATCCCGCTGCGTTGCGTTCGCAATGCAAAAAGGTCGCCTCAATAATAGGGGCGTACTGA